The Variovorax paradoxus genome window below encodes:
- a CDS encoding SRPBCC family protein, producing MVNVYVSSVIDASADNVWARVRDFNGLPQWHPLIADCRIENNQPADRVGCIRHFHLRDGGMIRERLLALSDYDYSCSYEILESPMGVSHYTATLKLTPVTDGGRCFAEWSAEFDCEEHRERELADSIGEGVFQGGFDALKRHFGGR from the coding sequence ATGGTGAACGTCTACGTCTCGAGCGTGATCGACGCGAGCGCCGACAACGTGTGGGCGCGCGTGCGCGACTTCAACGGCCTGCCGCAGTGGCATCCGCTGATCGCCGACTGCCGGATCGAGAACAACCAGCCGGCCGACCGCGTGGGCTGCATCCGCCATTTCCACCTGCGTGACGGCGGCATGATCCGCGAACGCCTGCTCGCGCTCTCGGACTACGACTACAGCTGCAGCTACGAGATCCTCGAGAGCCCGATGGGCGTGAGCCACTACACGGCGACGCTCAAGCTCACGCCGGTGACCGACGGCGGGCGCTGCTTCGCCGAATGGAGCGCCGAGTTCGACTGCGAGGAACACCGCGAGCGCGAGCTGGCCGACTCGATCGGCGAGGGCGTGTTCCAGGGCGGCTTCGATGCGCTGAAGCGGCACTTCGGAGGCCGCTGA